CGCAGTACCGCCTCGATAGTTTCTGGTCCTTCTACTGGTCCTATCTCGACAACGCCTCGGGCATCAAATACCTCCGCGACACGCTCTCCGGCCGCGCCGCCGCGCAGGCCCGCGCTGCCGAAGCCGCCGGACACGCTCCGCCAACGCGCCTCGTCTTCGATCTCGGCCCCTCGCTCCAATACCGCGATCAGCGCGTCAACGAAATCATCGCCAGCGCGCTCCCAGTCTCCATGGCGCTCGGCGCAACCGCCATCCTCATCGCGCTCATCATCGGAGTCGTCGCCGGGGTCGCGGGCGCGGTCAAGCCCAATTCCGCCGCCGACTTCTTCACGCTCATCGTCGCGCTCATCGGCATCAGCCTTCCCTCGTTCGTCATCGGCGCCGCGCTCCTCCTCATCTTCCCCGTTCTTCTCGGCTGGGGTCGCATCCCAAGCTGGGGCCGCCCGGTCGATCTCCTCCTCCCCGCCTTCACGCTCAGCCTCCCCTTCGCCGCGTACATCGCCCGCCTCACGCGCCTCGGCATGATCGAGCAGCTCCAGTCCGACTACATCCGTACCGCCCGCGCCAAGGGCGTCTCCGAACGCAGCATCCTCTTCAAGCACGCCCTCAAAAACGCCTTCCTCCCCGTCCTCAGCTACCTCGGCCCCGCCGCGGCATACGCCATGACCGGTTCCTTCGTCGTCGAGCGCGTCTTCGTCGTCCCAGGCATGGGTCAACACTTCGTCAACGCCGTCCAGAACAAAGACCTCTTTCTCATCATCGGAGTCGTGCTCATCTACGCATCCATGCTCATCATCTTCAACCTGATCGTCGATGTCCTCTACCGCTGGGTCGACCCCAGAATCGAGTAGGCTGCTCACACCTCGTCACCTGTTCACCTCTTCACCTCCTCACCTGTTCTTCTCCCGACATGGAACGCCCCGGCGATCAAAACCCCCGATTGCAGATCACCGGCTCACCCGGCCAGGACCACGGCCCCGCGCCCCTCAAGTTCCCCGCGCCCGTTTCCAATCCGCGCGATGACGACCCCCGCGCCGATGCGCTCCTCGTCGGCCTCGCTTCCCGGGGCGACGAAGAAGCCTTTCTCGCTCTCTACAAGCGCCACCGCTCGTTCGTCATCAGTGTCGCCCGCCGCTACACGCGCGATGAATCCGAAGCGCTCGATGTGCTCCAGGACACCTTCTCCTATCTCGTCAAGAAACTCCCCACCCTCCGCCTCACGTCCAAACTCTCCACCTTCCTCTATCCCGCCGTCCGCAACATCGCGCTCACCATCCGCCGCAAAGACCGCATGGTCGCGCTCTCGCCCACCCACGATGCCGCCGGGAAACCCGCTTCCGGATCTCCCGAAACCGGGCCCCGCCCGATCGAAAAAGTCGTTTCGGATCTCCCCGAAGGTCAGCGCGAAGTGATCATTCTCCGCTTCGTCAACGACCTCTCTCTCCGTGAAGTCGCGGCAGTCCTCGACATCCCCATCGGAACCGTCAAAAGCCGCCTCCACCAGGCCATCGCCACCCTCCGCCAAGACCCGAAAACTCAGTCCCTCTTCGATGGCGAACCTCCGCCGACCTCCTAGTTCCGCAAATCACCTCCCCACCTCCCCACCTCCCCACCTCATCACCTCATCACCTCGCCGGTTTCTCACCCCCGACCCCAACCTCTTCCCAAATCCCCATTCCAGACCCGATGAACTTCCCCCCCGCCCGGCGCGCTCAAGCACCGGGCCGTCTTTCCGGCCTCTTTGTCTCATCTTTCCCGTCTGAGAAAATGTCTAGCCCGCCCACTCAACCCCCTCTCGACCCCGAAGCCGCCTTGGGCGATGCGCTCCCCGATCCTGTCCTCGCGCCGCGCGCTCTCGCCGAGCTGCGCGAGGCCTTCGCGCCCTCTCTCGAAGTCAGCCCCGAGGCCGATGCGCGCGTGCTCCACACGCTCCACGATTACCGCCGCAAGAAGGCGCACAGCGCCGGTTTCTGGCGCGGCTTCCAGATCGCCGCCGTCCTCGCGATCGTCGCATCGTTCATGTTCTACATGAACCGCCGCAACGCCGAGATGGCCGCCAACAGCGCATTCGCCAAGGTCGCCGCCGAACAGCGCGAAGCGGCGAAGGCAAGAGAAGAGTCCATCACGCATCTCGCCGACGCCGGCGCCGCCGAGAAAACCGACGATCTCAACGCGACCACGCCGCTCGCCGCCGCAACCTACGCCTACGCCGTCCCCGAAAAGCCCACTATTCTCGACGTCCTCAATCTCGCGCGCCGCGTCGAAAACTCTCCCGGCGCAACCGCGAAGCGCTCCCGCAGCGGGTTCAAACCGACCGGCGAAGTCGTCAGCCCCTTCGAAGAAGTCAACGAACTCGCCGCCAAGGTCGTCGGTGCCGAGCCGAGTCAGGTTCCCGCGCTCGCCGATCGAGCGCTCGCCGCCCGCGACGAACGCGACGCATTCGCGGATTCTTCAAGCGAGGGCGCCGAACGCCACGACGCGCCACGATTCAATTTCAGCCCGGCCATGCCCGCCGTCGCCCCCGCGCCCGGCTTCGCACAGCCCGGCTTCGCCGAAACCCGCATCCTCTCCTACGACATCATGCTCGATGTCGGCTCACGCGCACTCGCCGCCTTCCAGATCGAAATCTCCATGTCCGCGCCGGACACGGCGCGCGTTACGCTCATGGGCGTCCGCGGCGGCGATCACCCGGCGCTCCAGCGCCAGCCGCTCTTCGATTCCCGCCGCGTTTCCAAGCCCGGCTCGCACACGACATTCACCATCGCCAACTTCGACACCGGCAAAGACCTCCCCACCGGCGATGTCCGTGTCGCACGCATCGTGCTCGTCGTCGTCGGCCCCGGCAACCCCGGCGTCACCGCGCGCCTCGTGATCGCCGCCGGACTCGAGGGCATCCCGATCCCCGCCGGCCTCCGCGTCGTCGAACGCGCGCCGATTAGCGGCTCCGATCTCAAGCACAAGCAACTCGAAAAAGTTGTCGACGACGCCGAAACGCTTACGCCGGCGAAGTGAACATCGCACGCGCGGTCGCGCAACTCAGAGACCCCCTCCCCGCGGGAGGGGGCAGGGGGTGGGTTTGCTTCGCTCGTTGCTCTTGAAATAGGGTGCCTGTCCGCCTGTCCGCCTGTCCGACATCCGACATCCGAAATTCAGTACCTGATCGCCGCCCCCACCGGCCCGTACTTCGCCAGCCGGTCTTTCCCTTTGAGCGCCACCAGTTCAATCAGCACCGCGATCCCCGCGATCTCCGCGCCGCACTTCTTCACCAGTTCACAGCATGCCGCCAGCGTCCCCCCCGTCGCA
The DNA window shown above is from Phycisphaeraceae bacterium and carries:
- a CDS encoding ABC transporter permease, coding for MLGLIIRRLIQLPIILAVIYTLTLVLAWRIPGNPLENPEGRRPAPEVAAAMQAQYRLDSFWSFYWSYLDNASGIKYLRDTLSGRAAAQARAAEAAGHAPPTRLVFDLGPSLQYRDQRVNEIIASALPVSMALGATAILIALIIGVVAGVAGAVKPNSAADFFTLIVALIGISLPSFVIGAALLLIFPVLLGWGRIPSWGRPVDLLLPAFTLSLPFAAYIARLTRLGMIEQLQSDYIRTARAKGVSERSILFKHALKNAFLPVLSYLGPAAAYAMTGSFVVERVFVVPGMGQHFVNAVQNKDLFLIIGVVLIYASMLIIFNLIVDVLYRWVDPRIE
- a CDS encoding sigma-70 family RNA polymerase sigma factor, whose amino-acid sequence is MERPGDQNPRLQITGSPGQDHGPAPLKFPAPVSNPRDDDPRADALLVGLASRGDEEAFLALYKRHRSFVISVARRYTRDESEALDVLQDTFSYLVKKLPTLRLTSKLSTFLYPAVRNIALTIRRKDRMVALSPTHDAAGKPASGSPETGPRPIEKVVSDLPEGQREVIILRFVNDLSLREVAAVLDIPIGTVKSRLHQAIATLRQDPKTQSLFDGEPPPTS